The Pararhizobium sp. IMCC21322 sequence GGCCACATTGCGTTTGGGAACCGTCATGGCTCGTATTGTCGAGCGCCGACGCGACAATTGGCGGCGTGTGGGTGCGCTGAAACCGGATATGCTTTCGCGTCAGATTACGCTCGGCAGAACCGCGCTTGGTGACCGCACCGCCAGAATGGATCGGGCCTTTGTCAGCAGCTTCAGAAGAGTGTCGCAAAAGCTGGATGGTCAGGCACAATTGCTGAAACTGGTTTCCTATCAAAGCGTTTTGCAGCGCGGATTTGCACTTGTACGCGATGGAGAGGGCCAGCCCATCAGGGCCGCGTCCCAGACCAGTATGCTGCAACACATTTCTCTGGAATTTGCAGATGGCCGGGTTGCAGCTGTGGTTCAGGACGGCGCGGCAGCACCACAGACGCCAAAGCCGAAGCCTAAAAAAGCAACGCCGACAAAACCACCCGGAAATCAGGGTAGTTTGTTTTAGGCTCTGTTCTTGTAAGCACAATAAAACGGTGGCCAGAAAGATGATGGATAAGCGGAACAGTTTTGCCTATCCGTAACAGCACTTTGCAACCCAACCGCAAGCTCAATCACACATGGTGTCAGACGTCTATTCCCAACCGTAGTTGAAACTCACACTGATGCGGTCATCATCTGCCATGTTGAGCGGGACTTCATGGCGCAACCAGCTTTCCCAAAGCAGCACATCGCCCACCTTTGGCGCGACGTAAATGAAGCTGCGCAATTCGTTGCGGGCCTTGGGCTTGCGGCCAGGCGCTGCCATCATCATCGGCAGGCGCGGGTCCTCGAATTTAATGGCACTGGCGCCATCAGGCATGGCAACATAGGTCGTGCCGCTGATAACGCTGTGGGGGTGGATATGCGAGGTGTGCACACCGCCCGTCGGCAAAATGTTGATCCACATTGAATCCAGCTTGATCTTCTTGTCGCCAAGGTCGAATTGCAAATCCTTGGCAAAGGCCGCCACATGCTTGTCCAGCGCTTTCACCAAATCCTTGAACGCTGGAAACCGCCATGGCAAATCGGCCAGCGAAGCGTAGCTGGTGTAGCCCGGAAAGTCGTTTTCCTCACACCAGTTTTGGCCTGCCTCATCATCCACGGCTATAGAAAGGCACGAGGCTTCCAGCTCAGCCGTATCCGGCGATTTGCCGAATTCAGACAGGGGCGCACGGTAAAGGCGGGTGACGAAAAGTGAATCAATTTTTGACATTGCTCACCATAACGTCGCACGCAAAGAAGGGCGAGCGACAATTGCCGCTCTCTGGAATTTGCAGATGGCGGCACCGCAAACGCTGAAGCGGAATTTAAAAAAAGTTGCGCCGACAAAATATCCCAAAAATCAGAGTGATTTATCCCTGACGCTCAACCCGTTATTTCCTTGAGAAATTCATGTCTGGTCCCATCAGTCGTTCCCTTGACCCAGTCCAGGCATATGCCAAAAGGCATGGATCAATGTCGCCTGTGGTTATTCTATGCTTGGCGCCAGGCGTGTTGAAGATAAGCGAGCCCGGAGAAAACACAGCAGAATTGTTTTCTGACCAGGATCCCGAGATCGAGATATAGCTTTCTTCGATTTCAGGATGATTGTGCTGGGGGTATGTCGTCGAGGGTGCAAATAGAACAAATCCGATGATCAGATTGTCAGCTTTCACAGGGCCGTTGGGACCAAGGACTTCGCAATAAGCGTATTTTTTGACCAATGACCTTGGAAGCTTCTGGTACCCGTACTCCCACACCAGATCTCCAAGAACCTTTCTGAGTGCGCGCGTAATCCCTTGCATTACGCCGCGTTCACCCAGATCCAGAGCGCGCGGTAAATGGGCTGTAACAGGTAAATTGACGGGAGGTTTCTTGATGATCAAGGGGTTTGACTTCACCTCATTTGATAATCTGTCGCGCACCCGCTTGCGATGACTGCGGATAATTGTACTGCCGCCCGACGAACCCATGCGATAAATCGCATCAAATTCTTGCAGCAAATACACCCAGTCTGGGTGATCTTGGAGGTGCGTAGCGTCTGCGCTGGATTCAATCTCGGCCATGGCATGAGCCCTCAATCAGGTGTTGTGACTATCTATGACCGCAAGATCATTTCGGTCCCCATCTTATTCCAGATGGGTCGGATTACCGATACCTGACAGCTCAGGAATGTCCCATGATAGACGCTGCTCTTCAACGCGCCACTCTTACCAACAGAGTTAAATCAACGCGTTGCCAATATCGGTTGCGCAGACATAACGGGCAGCTGGATCAGGTCGTCCGCGTTGCTCGTACCGTCATCACTCCGGCCACAAACAGGCAACTTGCGCCGATACGATTAAGTATCTTCATTGCCTTTGGTTTCCGGAACTGCTCTCGCATGCTGCTTGCAAAAAATAGCCAGAAGAGGCTGTTGATGGTTGCCACAACAAGAAAAGTTGCAATGAGAATTGCGAATTGCTGAAAGCTTGATCCGGTTGCGCTTACGAATTGAGGAACAAATGCCAGGTAGAAAGCTGGACCTTTGGGATTCAAAACACTGATCAGAAAGGACTGCCAAAATAGCGATTTTAATGGTTTTTGTTCAGCGCTTCCATCTGCAGTGGCTCCCTCGACAGGGGCGGTCCAGAGAGAATATGCCAGCCAGATGAGATACATCGCGCCCGCCAGTTTGAGCAGCGAAAACAGGTAGGCTGATGTCGCCAAAAGCGCCCCTGCACCGGCAAGGGACAAAGACATAGCGATAAATGCTCCGGCCACGACGCCGGGAATGGTTGCCAATCCAGATCGTTTTCCGTCCCGGATCGCGTAGTTAACAGTCAGAACGATGTTGGGACCGGGGATGAGGACGACAATCAAACTGGCTATCGTAAAGGCTATCCAGGTCTCGTAAGTCATTTGTGCACCCTGATCCATTGGCTCGTTGTTCTGAGAAGACCGCAAAAAAAGCAGTTTGAACAGACAGTTTTCAGCGCCTGCCCAATTGGCAGGCTTGGGCTCTAGCAGTCATCCTACGCTTTCGGTCAACAAGTGAGGTGATCTTCGACAAAACCCATTACACCGCCCAGCTACTCGGATTTATCGTCAACATGAGATTGTCTGATGCGGCGCACCACCAGCCACATGCCTGCCACCACAAAGGGCACAGAAATGGCGGTCAGGACAGCGCCGATATGGGGATAGCCAGACAGCGCCTGCAATGGCGCATCAATGCCTTTCAGCAGATAGGCAATCAGGCCGACTACATAATAGCTGATGGCGGCGATAGACAGGCCCTCAACGGTTTGTTGCAGTCGAAATTGTTGCTTGGCGCGTCGGTTCATGGAGGCCAGCAAATCGCGGTTCTGACGCTCCAGCCCAACATCCACCCGTGTCCGCAACAGATTTGCTGCGCGTGACAATTTACGTGACAGGTTCGCCTGTCGTTCTTCCAGAGCTCTGATGGTTTGCATGGCCGGTTGCATCCGGCGGATCAGAAAGGCTTCCAGGGTTGGATGATGCTCATAACTGACTTCTTCAATGGCGTAGAGGCGCAGTTGCACAATTTCATGATAGGCTTTGCTGGCCCCGAACCGAAACAGACATGCAGCGGCATTTGCTTCCA is a genomic window containing:
- a CDS encoding TIGR02466 family protein; protein product: MSKIDSLFVTRLYRAPLSEFGKSPDTAELEASCLSIAVDDEAGQNWCEENDFPGYTSYASLADLPWRFPAFKDLVKALDKHVAAFAKDLQFDLGDKKIKLDSMWINILPTGGVHTSHIHPHSVISGTTYVAMPDGASAIKFEDPRLPMMMAAPGRKPKARNELRSFIYVAPKVGDVLLWESWLRHEVPLNMADDDRISVSFNYGWE
- a CDS encoding dimethylsulfonioproprionate lyase family protein, with the protein product MAEIESSADATHLQDHPDWVYLLQEFDAIYRMGSSGGSTIIRSHRKRVRDRLSNEVKSNPLIIKKPPVNLPVTAHLPRALDLGERGVMQGITRALRKVLGDLVWEYGYQKLPRSLVKKYAYCEVLGPNGPVKADNLIIGFVLFAPSTTYPQHNHPEIEESYISISGSWSENNSAVFSPGSLIFNTPGAKHRITTGDIDPCLLAYAWTGSRERLMGPDMNFSRK
- a CDS encoding LysE family translocator codes for the protein MTYETWIAFTIASLIVVLIPGPNIVLTVNYAIRDGKRSGLATIPGVVAGAFIAMSLSLAGAGALLATSAYLFSLLKLAGAMYLIWLAYSLWTAPVEGATADGSAEQKPLKSLFWQSFLISVLNPKGPAFYLAFVPQFVSATGSSFQQFAILIATFLVVATINSLFWLFFASSMREQFRKPKAMKILNRIGASCLFVAGVMTVRATRTT